Proteins co-encoded in one Mycobacterium mantenii genomic window:
- a CDS encoding F0F1 ATP synthase subunit epsilon has protein sequence MAELNVEIVAVDRKIWSGEATFLFTRTTVGEIGILPRHIPVVAQLVDDAMVRVEREGEDDLRVAVDGGFLSVTEESVTILAESAEFESEIDESAAREASESDDPRIAARGRARLRAVGAID, from the coding sequence ATGGCCGAATTGAACGTTGAGATAGTTGCCGTCGACCGAAAGATCTGGTCGGGTGAGGCAACGTTTCTGTTCACCCGCACCACGGTCGGTGAGATTGGCATCCTGCCGCGGCACATCCCGGTGGTAGCGCAGTTGGTCGACGACGCAATGGTGCGCGTCGAACGAGAGGGCGAAGACGATCTACGGGTCGCGGTGGATGGCGGATTCTTGTCTGTCACCGAGGAATCGGTGACGATACTGGCAGAATCCGCCGAGTTCGAGTCGGAGATCGACGAGAGCGCCGCCCGAGAGGCTTCTGAGTCGGACGATCCTCGTATCGCCGCCAGAGGGCGCGCGAGATTGCGCGCCGTCGGCGCGATCGACTAA
- the atpA gene encoding F0F1 ATP synthase subunit alpha — protein sequence MAELTISADDIQSAIEEYVGSFTSDTSREEVGTVVDAGDGIAHVEGLPSVMTQELLEFPGGVLGVALNLDEHSVGAVILGDFEKIEEGQQVKRTGEVLSVPVGDAFLGRVVNPLGQPIDGRGDIETEIRRALEIQAPSVVQRQSVSEPLQTGIKAIDAMTPIGRGQRQLIIGDRKTGKTAVCVDTILNQRENWESGDERKQVRCVYVAIGQKGTTIASVRRALEEGGAMDYTTIVAAPASDSAGFKWLAPYTGSAIAQHWMYDGKHVLIVFDDLSKQAEAYRAISLLLRRPPGREAYPGDVFYLHSRLLERCAKLSDELGGGSLTGLPIIETKANDISAYIPTNVISITDGQCFLESDLFNQGVRPAINVGVSVSRVGGAAQIKAMKEVAGSLRLDLSQYRELESFAAFASDLDATSKAQLERGERLVELLKQPQYQPMPVEEQVVSIFLGTGGHLDSVPVEDVRRFETELLDHMRASEEKFLTGVRDSGKLSEEGENQLIEIIKNFKKGFAATGGASVVPDEHVEPLDEEDLAKESVQVKKEKPKKESKKASGKDKK from the coding sequence ATGGCCGAGTTGACAATCTCCGCTGATGACATCCAGAGCGCCATCGAGGAGTACGTAGGCTCTTTCACGTCCGACACCTCCCGGGAAGAGGTCGGTACCGTCGTTGACGCCGGGGACGGCATCGCGCACGTCGAAGGCCTGCCCTCGGTCATGACCCAGGAACTGCTCGAGTTCCCCGGCGGGGTGCTCGGCGTCGCGCTCAACCTCGACGAGCACAGCGTCGGCGCGGTGATCCTCGGTGACTTCGAGAAGATCGAAGAGGGCCAACAGGTCAAGCGCACCGGCGAAGTGCTGTCGGTCCCCGTCGGCGACGCGTTCCTCGGGCGCGTCGTCAATCCGCTCGGCCAACCGATCGACGGCCGCGGAGACATTGAGACCGAGATTCGCCGCGCGCTGGAGATCCAGGCGCCGTCGGTGGTGCAGCGGCAGAGCGTGAGCGAGCCGCTGCAGACCGGTATCAAGGCCATCGACGCGATGACCCCGATCGGTCGCGGCCAGCGCCAGCTGATCATCGGCGACCGCAAGACCGGCAAGACCGCTGTTTGCGTGGACACCATCCTCAACCAGCGGGAGAACTGGGAGAGCGGCGACGAGCGCAAGCAGGTGCGTTGCGTGTACGTGGCCATCGGGCAGAAGGGCACCACGATCGCGTCGGTGCGGCGCGCCCTGGAAGAGGGCGGCGCGATGGACTACACCACCATCGTCGCGGCGCCGGCATCCGACTCCGCCGGATTCAAATGGCTTGCGCCGTACACCGGTTCGGCGATCGCCCAGCACTGGATGTACGACGGAAAGCACGTATTGATCGTCTTCGACGACCTGAGCAAGCAGGCCGAGGCGTACCGGGCGATCTCGTTGCTGCTGCGCCGCCCGCCGGGTCGCGAGGCGTACCCCGGTGACGTGTTCTACCTGCACTCGCGCCTGTTGGAGCGCTGCGCCAAGCTGTCCGACGAGCTCGGTGGTGGCTCGCTGACCGGGTTGCCGATCATCGAGACCAAGGCGAACGACATCTCGGCCTACATTCCGACCAACGTCATCTCCATCACCGACGGGCAGTGCTTCCTGGAATCCGACCTGTTCAACCAGGGTGTGCGGCCTGCCATCAACGTCGGTGTGTCGGTCTCCCGCGTGGGTGGTGCGGCGCAGATCAAGGCCATGAAAGAGGTGGCCGGCTCGCTGCGTCTGGACCTGTCGCAGTACCGCGAATTGGAATCGTTCGCCGCCTTCGCCTCGGACCTGGACGCGACTTCCAAGGCGCAGCTGGAGCGCGGCGAGCGCCTGGTCGAACTGCTCAAGCAGCCGCAGTACCAGCCGATGCCGGTTGAGGAGCAGGTGGTGTCGATCTTCCTGGGCACCGGCGGTCACCTGGACTCGGTGCCGGTGGAGGACGTCCGGCGGTTCGAGACGGAGCTGTTGGACCACATGCGGGCTTCGGAGGAGAAGTTCCTGACCGGCGTCCGTGACAGCGGAAAGCTCTCGGAAGAGGGCGAGAACCAGCTCATCGAAATCATCAAGAACTTCAAGAAGGGCTTCGCGGCCACCGGCGGCGCTTCGGTGGTGCCCGACGAGCACGTCGAGCCCTTGGACGAAGAGGATCTGGCAAAGGAGTCCGTACAGGTCAAGAAGGAGAAGCCGAAGAAGGAATCCAAGAAGGCCTCCGGCAAGGACAAGAAGTAG
- a CDS encoding GGDEF domain-containing protein gives MTWLATWWGQDDHFDWLTGYLQAHGLSTSTRRVLAVVAASLVLVPVNVLWGPVPLYPRVALTLSVIAAVLGLGMAALWLSGWPTRRQSIFYIMTGAVSIGGGCLWQPQPLVGLMACSALSVTGGYIAFFHTARLMVLNFVLASTIGAWEAVRLATTGQTVLAFTGYFLVLELNVVVPLAIQVVVRALWLDLLRANRDPLTGLLNRRACDRAIVGRMLAGANHMFLAVAMVDLDRFKELNDTRGHAAGDEALIAVAGTLTTACGDTAVVGRVGGEEFLVADIVTTEQLPRWGRQLCDAVAAVNASVTASVGIATLALGSVISEYAEHAFHQLVAHADKAMYEAKRCGGNQTRHHQIAV, from the coding sequence ATGACGTGGCTGGCGACATGGTGGGGACAGGACGACCATTTCGACTGGCTGACAGGCTATTTGCAAGCCCACGGGCTGAGCACCAGCACTCGCAGGGTTCTAGCCGTGGTGGCGGCCTCATTGGTGTTGGTGCCCGTCAACGTGTTGTGGGGACCCGTCCCGTTGTACCCGCGTGTGGCGCTGACGCTTTCGGTCATCGCCGCCGTCCTGGGGCTGGGCATGGCGGCGCTGTGGTTGAGCGGGTGGCCCACTCGGCGTCAGTCCATCTTCTACATCATGACCGGCGCCGTATCCATCGGCGGCGGTTGCCTGTGGCAACCCCAGCCGCTTGTCGGGCTGATGGCGTGCTCGGCGCTATCCGTCACCGGCGGCTACATCGCGTTCTTCCACACAGCCAGGCTCATGGTGCTGAACTTCGTGCTGGCCAGCACAATCGGCGCCTGGGAAGCGGTGCGCCTGGCCACTACCGGGCAGACGGTGCTGGCCTTCACCGGTTACTTTCTGGTCCTGGAACTGAACGTTGTCGTCCCGCTGGCCATCCAGGTCGTGGTGCGCGCACTGTGGTTGGACCTCTTACGGGCCAACCGCGACCCGCTGACCGGGCTGCTGAATCGGCGAGCCTGCGACCGGGCCATCGTCGGCCGGATGCTCGCGGGCGCCAATCACATGTTTCTGGCGGTGGCGATGGTGGATCTGGACCGCTTCAAAGAGCTGAACGACACCCGCGGTCATGCCGCCGGCGACGAGGCGCTGATCGCGGTGGCGGGCACCTTGACCACCGCGTGCGGAGACACCGCCGTCGTCGGTCGCGTCGGCGGGGAGGAATTCCTGGTCGCCGACATCGTGACGACAGAACAGCTGCCGAGGTGGGGTCGGCAGCTCTGTGACGCCGTGGCCGCGGTGAACGCCTCCGTGACCGCCAGCGTCGGCATAGCCACCCTGGCGTTGGGCAGCGTGATCTCGGAGTACGCCGAACATGCGTTTCACCAATTGGTTGCCCATGCCGATAAGGCGATGTACGAAGCCAAGCGGTGTGGGGGCAACCAAACGCGCCATCATCAGATCGCGGTCTGA
- a CDS encoding DUF2550 domain-containing protein codes for MSAPMVGMVVLVVVLASAVIGLSYRLWKLRQGGTAGIMRDIPAVGGHGWRHGVIRYRGGEAAFYRLSSLRLWPDRRLSRRGVEIVSRRAPRGDEFDIMTDEIVVIELRDTTQDRRSGYEIALDKGALTAFLSWLESRPSPRSRRRSL; via the coding sequence ATGAGCGCGCCCATGGTTGGCATGGTCGTGCTCGTCGTCGTGCTGGCGAGCGCCGTCATCGGGCTGAGTTATCGGCTGTGGAAGCTGCGCCAGGGCGGCACGGCGGGGATCATGCGAGACATTCCCGCGGTCGGAGGCCACGGCTGGCGGCATGGCGTAATCCGCTACCGTGGCGGCGAAGCCGCGTTCTATCGGCTCTCCAGTCTGCGATTGTGGCCGGACCGGCGGCTAAGCCGGCGAGGCGTGGAGATCGTGTCCAGGCGGGCGCCGCGCGGCGACGAGTTCGACATCATGACGGACGAGATCGTCGTCATCGAGCTCCGCGACACAACCCAGGACCGCAGGTCCGGCTACGAAATCGCACTGGACAAGGGCGCATTGACCGCGTTCTTGTCCTGGCTGGAATCGCGTCCCTCGCCCCGTTCCCGCCGGCGCAGCCTGTAG
- a CDS encoding cob(I)yrinic acid a,c-diamide adenosyltransferase produces MAVHLTRIYTRTGDDGTTGLSDFSRVSKNDPRLVAYADCDEANSAIGVAVAVGQPDEQLMGVLRQIQNDLFDAGADLSTPVVDNPEYPPLRVTQPYIDRLEKWCDTYNEPLPKLNSFVLPGGSPLSALLHVARTVVRRAERSAWAAIDAAPGQVNTLPAKYLNRLSDLLFILSRAANPDGDVLWKPGGENAGTS; encoded by the coding sequence ATGGCAGTGCATCTGACTCGCATCTACACACGGACCGGCGACGACGGCACCACCGGATTGAGTGACTTCTCCCGGGTCTCCAAGAACGACCCACGGCTGGTGGCGTACGCCGATTGCGACGAAGCCAACTCGGCGATCGGTGTCGCCGTCGCCGTGGGTCAGCCGGACGAGCAGCTCATGGGGGTGTTGCGGCAGATCCAGAACGATTTGTTCGATGCCGGCGCCGATCTGTCGACTCCCGTGGTCGATAACCCCGAATATCCCCCGCTGCGAGTGACCCAGCCCTACATCGATCGGCTCGAAAAATGGTGTGACACATACAACGAGCCGTTGCCGAAGTTGAATTCGTTTGTGTTGCCCGGTGGTTCGCCGCTGTCGGCTTTGCTGCACGTCGCCCGAACGGTGGTACGCCGAGCCGAGCGGTCGGCATGGGCGGCGATCGATGCCGCGCCCGGGCAGGTGAACACCCTGCCCGCGAAATACCTGAACCGCCTCTCGGATCTGCTGTTCATTCTGTCGCGCGCGGCCAACCCCGACGGCGACGTGCTGTGGAAACCTGGCGGCGAGAACGCCGGCACGAGTTAA
- a CDS encoding methylated-DNA--[protein]-cysteine S-methyltransferase — protein MIEYRTIDSPIGLLTLAGRGSVLTHLRMVDQTYEPSRTGWSPNPRAFGAAVEQLAAYFAGERTDFDFEYDLLGSEFQRRVWRTLLTIPYGETRSYGQIADQIGATGSARAVGLANGHNPIAIVVPCHRVIGANGSLTGYGGGLDRKRRLLDLERSRTTANLTLFD, from the coding sequence ATGATCGAGTACCGCACCATCGACAGCCCGATCGGGCTGCTGACCCTGGCCGGCCGAGGCTCGGTGCTGACACATCTGCGTATGGTCGACCAGACCTACGAACCGAGCCGCACCGGTTGGTCCCCGAACCCGCGGGCGTTCGGCGCGGCCGTCGAGCAACTGGCTGCGTATTTCGCCGGCGAGCGCACCGACTTCGACTTCGAATACGACCTGCTCGGCTCCGAATTCCAGCGCCGGGTATGGCGGACGTTGCTGACAATCCCATACGGAGAGACGCGGTCGTACGGACAGATCGCCGACCAGATCGGAGCTACCGGTTCCGCGCGCGCGGTGGGATTGGCCAACGGGCACAACCCGATCGCGATCGTCGTCCCGTGCCACCGGGTGATCGGCGCCAACGGCAGCCTCACCGGCTACGGTGGCGGCCTGGACCGGAAGCGAAGGCTTCTCGATCTGGAGCGCAGCCGCACGACGGCGAATTTGACGTTATTCGACTGA
- a CDS encoding DNA-3-methyladenine glycosylase 2 family protein, which translates to MHDDFQRCYRAVQSKDARFDGWFVTAVLTTRIYCRPSCPVRPPFARNVRFYPTAAAAQRAGFRACKRCRPDASPGSPEWNVRGDVVARTMRLIADGTVDREGVGGLAARLGYTTRQLERLLQTELGAGPLALARAQRAQTARVLIETTDLPFGDVAFAAGFSSIRQFNDTVRSVFENTPSALRRRAATPSAAAPNSPGTVCLRLPVRTPFSYAGVFGHLAAGTVPGCEEVRAGAYRRSLRLPFGNAIVTLAPAADHVRCMLMLDDFRDLTTAIARCRRLLDLDADPEAVDEALSGDAEFCVVVAKAPGQRIPRTVDEAELAVRAVLGQQVSTKAASTHASRLVAAYGQPINDPEGTLTHTFPSVEQLAEIDPVHLAVPKARQRTLSALIAGLADGSVVLGTGCDWESARTQLLALPGVGPWTAEVIAMRGLGDPDAFPASDLGLRLAAEQLGLPTDERSLVARSARWRPWRSYATQYLWTTLEHPVNHWPPKEVA; encoded by the coding sequence GTGCACGACGATTTCCAACGCTGCTACCGCGCCGTCCAGTCCAAGGACGCCCGGTTCGACGGTTGGTTCGTCACCGCGGTGCTGACCACCCGGATCTACTGCCGGCCCAGCTGCCCGGTGCGGCCACCGTTCGCCCGTAACGTGCGGTTCTACCCGACGGCGGCGGCCGCCCAGCGTGCGGGCTTCCGGGCGTGCAAGCGGTGCCGTCCCGACGCGTCGCCGGGGTCTCCGGAATGGAACGTGCGCGGTGACGTCGTGGCGCGAACGATGCGGCTCATCGCCGACGGGACGGTTGACCGCGAAGGTGTCGGCGGCCTGGCCGCACGTCTCGGTTACACCACCCGGCAACTGGAGCGGCTCTTGCAGACCGAGCTTGGGGCCGGCCCTCTCGCGCTGGCCCGCGCGCAACGGGCTCAGACCGCCAGGGTGTTGATCGAAACAACGGATCTGCCGTTCGGCGATGTCGCATTCGCCGCCGGCTTTTCCAGCATCCGTCAATTCAACGACACCGTGCGCTCGGTGTTCGAGAACACGCCGAGCGCGCTGCGCCGGCGCGCGGCGACGCCCTCCGCCGCGGCCCCCAATTCGCCTGGCACCGTGTGCCTTCGGCTCCCGGTGCGCACACCGTTCTCCTATGCGGGGGTCTTCGGTCATCTGGCGGCCGGCACGGTGCCCGGGTGCGAGGAAGTCCGCGCCGGCGCGTACCGGCGCAGTCTGCGCCTTCCGTTCGGCAACGCGATCGTCACCCTGGCCCCCGCTGCCGACCATGTCCGATGCATGCTCATGCTCGACGACTTCCGCGATCTGACAACGGCTATCGCGCGGTGCCGGCGGCTGCTGGACCTCGATGCCGACCCCGAAGCGGTCGACGAAGCGCTGAGCGGGGATGCGGAGTTCTGCGTCGTCGTAGCCAAGGCGCCCGGGCAGCGGATTCCCCGCACGGTCGACGAGGCCGAACTCGCGGTGCGCGCGGTACTCGGCCAACAGGTGTCGACCAAGGCAGCGAGCACACACGCCAGCCGCCTCGTCGCTGCCTACGGCCAGCCGATCAATGACCCCGAGGGAACTCTGACCCACACATTCCCGTCGGTCGAGCAGCTCGCGGAAATCGACCCCGTCCATCTGGCGGTGCCCAAGGCCCGGCAACGAACGCTCAGCGCCCTGATCGCCGGCCTCGCCGACGGTAGCGTCGTCCTGGGCACCGGATGCGACTGGGAAAGCGCCCGAACGCAATTACTCGCCCTGCCCGGGGTGGGCCCCTGGACCGCGGAGGTGATCGCAATGCGCGGCCTCGGAGATCCCGACGCGTTTCCCGCCAGCGATCTGGGACTGCGCCTGGCCGCCGAACAGCTGGGCCTGCCAACCGACGAGCGCTCCCTCGTCGCGCGCAGCGCACGCTGGCGACCCTGGCGCTCCTACGCCACCCAGTACCTCTGGACCACGCTCGAACATCCCGTAAACCATTGGCCGCCAAAGGAGGTCGCATGA
- the murA gene encoding UDP-N-acetylglucosamine 1-carboxyvinyltransferase, whose translation MAERFVVTGGNRLSGEVAVGGAKNSVLKLMAATLLAEGTSTITNCPDILDVPLMAEVLRGLGATVELDGDVARITSPDEPKYDADFAAVRQFRASVCVLGPLVGRCKRARVALPGGDAIGSRPLDMHQAGLRQLGAQCNIEHGCVVAQADTLRGAEIQLEFPSVGATENILMAAVVAEGVTTIHNAAREPDVVDLCTMLNQMGARIEGAGSPTMTITGVPKLHPTEHRVIGDRIVAATWGIAAAITRGDITVTGIDPGHLQVVLHKLHDAGATVTQTDDSFRVTQYERPKAVNVATLPYPGFPTDLQPMAIALASIADGTSMITENVFEARFRFVEEMIRLGADARTDGHHAVVRGLPQLSSAPVWCSDIRAGAGLVLAGLVADGDTEVHDVFHIDRGYPLFVENLTILGAEIERVQ comes from the coding sequence GTGGCTGAGCGATTCGTGGTGACCGGCGGCAACCGGTTGTCCGGCGAAGTCGCAGTAGGGGGCGCCAAAAACAGCGTGCTCAAGCTGATGGCCGCGACGCTGTTGGCCGAAGGCACCAGCACCATTACCAACTGCCCCGACATCCTGGATGTGCCGCTGATGGCGGAGGTGCTGCGCGGCCTGGGCGCGACGGTCGAACTGGACGGCGACGTCGCACGGATCACCTCTCCGGATGAGCCCAAATACGATGCCGACTTCGCCGCGGTGCGACAGTTCCGCGCGTCGGTGTGCGTGCTGGGACCGCTGGTCGGCCGGTGCAAGCGCGCCCGCGTCGCGCTGCCGGGCGGTGACGCGATCGGATCCCGTCCCCTGGACATGCACCAGGCCGGCCTGCGCCAACTGGGTGCGCAATGCAACATCGAGCACGGATGCGTGGTGGCGCAGGCCGATACGCTGCGCGGCGCGGAGATCCAGTTGGAGTTCCCCTCGGTGGGGGCCACCGAGAACATCCTGATGGCCGCGGTCGTGGCCGAGGGCGTCACCACCATTCACAACGCGGCGCGCGAGCCCGACGTCGTGGATCTGTGCACGATGTTGAACCAGATGGGTGCGCGGATCGAAGGCGCGGGTTCGCCGACGATGACCATCACCGGTGTTCCGAAGCTGCACCCGACCGAGCATCGCGTGATCGGGGATCGCATCGTCGCCGCCACGTGGGGGATCGCCGCTGCGATAACCCGCGGAGACATCACGGTGACGGGGATCGACCCGGGGCATCTGCAGGTGGTGCTGCACAAGCTGCACGACGCCGGCGCCACCGTGACCCAGACCGACGACAGTTTCCGGGTGACGCAGTACGAGCGGCCGAAGGCCGTCAATGTGGCGACGCTGCCGTACCCCGGATTTCCCACCGACCTGCAGCCCATGGCGATCGCGCTGGCCTCGATCGCCGACGGCACATCGATGATCACCGAGAACGTATTCGAGGCGCGCTTCCGATTTGTCGAAGAAATGATTCGCCTGGGCGCCGACGCCCGGACCGACGGGCACCACGCCGTCGTTCGGGGCCTGCCGCAATTGTCGAGTGCGCCGGTGTGGTGTTCGGACATTCGGGCCGGCGCCGGCCTGGTGTTGGCCGGGCTTGTCGCGGACGGAGACACCGAGGTCCACGACGTCTTCCACATCGATCGCGGCTACCCGTTGTTCGTGGAAAACCTGACGATTTTGGGAGCGGAGATCGAGCGGGTACAGTAA
- a CDS encoding F0F1 ATP synthase subunit gamma: MAATLRELRGRIRSAGSIKKITKAQEMIATSRIGKAQARLEAARPYAFQITAMLTTLSSEAALDHPLLVEREEPKRAGVLVVSSDRGLCGAYNSSIFRRSEELFSLLREEGKTPVVYTVGRKALNYFKFRNWDITESWTGFSEQPTYENAAEIASTLVETFMAGTGDDESEEGQGVDELHIVYSEFKSMMSQTAVAHRIAPLVVEYVEEPEELHTLYSFEPDATTLFESLLPRYVTTRVYAALLESAASELASRQRAMKSATDNADDLIKELTLMANRERQAQITQEISEIVGGANALADAK, from the coding sequence ATGGCAGCCACACTTCGTGAACTACGCGGCCGGATTCGTTCGGCAGGGTCGATCAAGAAAATCACCAAGGCCCAGGAGATGATCGCGACATCGCGCATCGGCAAGGCCCAGGCCCGGTTGGAAGCCGCACGGCCGTACGCATTCCAGATCACCGCGATGCTCACCACGCTGTCCTCCGAGGCCGCGCTGGACCACCCCTTGCTGGTCGAACGGGAAGAGCCGAAGCGGGCCGGAGTCCTGGTGGTGTCCTCAGACCGTGGATTGTGCGGCGCGTACAACTCGAGCATCTTCCGTCGCTCCGAGGAGCTGTTCTCCCTGCTGAGGGAGGAGGGCAAGACACCGGTCGTGTACACGGTTGGCCGTAAAGCGTTGAATTACTTTAAGTTCCGTAACTGGGACATCACGGAGTCGTGGACGGGGTTCTCCGAGCAACCCACGTATGAAAACGCGGCGGAGATCGCGTCCACCTTGGTCGAGACGTTTATGGCCGGCACGGGCGACGACGAGTCGGAAGAAGGCCAGGGCGTCGACGAACTGCACATCGTCTACTCGGAGTTCAAGTCGATGATGTCGCAGACCGCGGTGGCGCACCGCATCGCTCCGCTGGTCGTGGAATATGTCGAGGAACCCGAGGAGCTCCACACGCTGTACTCGTTCGAGCCGGACGCGACAACGCTGTTCGAGTCGCTGTTGCCGCGGTACGTGACGACCCGCGTCTACGCGGCGCTGCTCGAATCGGCGGCATCGGAGCTCGCGTCACGTCAACGGGCAATGAAGTCGGCAACGGACAACGCGGATGACCTGATCAAAGAGCTGACACTGATGGCGAACCGCGAGCGGCAGGCTCAGATCACCCAAGAGATCAGCGAAATCGTCGGCGGCGCAAACGCGCTCGCCGACGCTAAGTAG
- the atpD gene encoding F0F1 ATP synthase subunit beta yields the protein MTATDEKTTEAKDTETSGRVVRITGPVVDVEFPRGSVPGLFNALNAEITFEELKKTLTLEVAQHLGDNLVRTISMQPTDGLVRGVEVIDTGKSISVPVGQEVKGHVFNALGHCLDKPGYGEDFEHWSIHRKPPPFEELEPRTEMLETGLKVVDLLTPYVRGGKIALFGGAGVGKTVLIQEMINRIARNFGGTSVFAGVGERTREGNDLWVELKEADVLKDTALVFGQMDEPPGTRMRVALSALTMAEWFRDEAGQDVLLFIDNIFRFTQAGSEVSTLLGRMPSAVGYQPTLADEMGELQERITSTRGKSITSMQAVYVPADDYTDPAPATTFAHLDATTELSRSVFSKGIFPAVDPLASSSTILDPSVVGDEHYRVAQEVIRILQRYKDLQDIIAILGIDELSEEDKQLVQRARRIERFLSQNMMAAEQFTGQPGSTVPLKETIEAFDRLTKGDFDHIPEQAFFLIGGLEDLAKKAEGFGAKLES from the coding sequence ATGACTGCTACTGACGAGAAGACCACAGAAGCCAAGGACACCGAGACCAGTGGCCGCGTGGTGCGAATCACCGGCCCCGTCGTCGACGTCGAGTTTCCGCGCGGCTCCGTGCCGGGACTGTTCAACGCACTCAACGCCGAGATCACGTTCGAGGAGCTCAAGAAGACCCTGACGCTCGAGGTCGCACAGCACCTCGGCGACAACCTGGTTCGCACCATTTCCATGCAGCCCACCGACGGTCTGGTGCGTGGGGTCGAAGTGATCGACACCGGCAAGTCGATCTCGGTGCCCGTCGGCCAGGAGGTCAAGGGCCACGTCTTCAATGCCCTGGGGCATTGCCTGGATAAGCCGGGCTATGGAGAAGACTTCGAGCACTGGTCGATTCACCGCAAGCCGCCGCCGTTCGAGGAGCTCGAGCCGCGCACCGAGATGCTCGAGACGGGTCTGAAGGTCGTCGATCTGCTCACCCCGTACGTGCGTGGCGGCAAGATCGCGCTGTTCGGCGGTGCCGGCGTGGGCAAGACGGTGTTGATCCAGGAGATGATCAACCGTATTGCCCGGAACTTCGGTGGCACCTCGGTATTCGCCGGCGTGGGTGAGCGCACCCGTGAGGGTAACGACCTGTGGGTCGAGCTGAAGGAAGCCGACGTGCTCAAGGACACCGCGCTGGTGTTCGGTCAGATGGACGAGCCGCCCGGCACCCGTATGCGGGTGGCGTTGTCCGCGCTGACCATGGCCGAGTGGTTCCGCGACGAGGCCGGCCAGGACGTGCTGCTGTTCATCGACAACATCTTCCGATTCACCCAGGCCGGTTCGGAGGTCTCGACACTGCTCGGCCGTATGCCGTCGGCGGTGGGTTACCAGCCGACGCTGGCCGACGAGATGGGCGAGCTGCAGGAGCGCATCACCTCGACGCGAGGCAAGTCGATCACCTCGATGCAGGCCGTCTATGTTCCCGCCGACGACTACACCGACCCGGCGCCGGCAACGACCTTCGCGCACCTGGACGCGACCACAGAGCTGTCGCGTTCGGTGTTCTCCAAGGGCATCTTCCCGGCGGTAGACCCGCTGGCATCGAGCTCGACCATTCTGGACCCGAGCGTCGTCGGTGACGAGCACTACCGTGTGGCGCAGGAAGTCATCCGAATCCTGCAGCGCTACAAGGATCTCCAAGACATCATCGCGATCCTCGGTATCGACGAGTTGTCCGAAGAGGACAAGCAGCTCGTCCAGCGTGCGCGACGGATCGAGCGGTTCCTGTCGCAGAACATGATGGCGGCCGAGCAGTTCACCGGCCAGCCGGGCTCGACGGTGCCCCTGAAGGAGACCATCGAGGCGTTCGACCGCCTGACCAAGGGCGACTTCGACCACATCCCGGAGCAGGCGTTCTTCTTGATCGGTGGTCTCGAGGACCTGGCCAAGAAGGCCGAAGGCTTTGGCGCCAAACTGGAATCCTGA